One window of Phycisphaeraceae bacterium genomic DNA carries:
- a CDS encoding type II secretion system protein: MNRMRRIVGFTLVELLVVIAIIAVLIALLLPSLSKARDVAITVSCAARMRQIYQISDTYTSDHRYFPACHFYEGPTATTPNPATPLFELMSFGRALTPYIPLGFNNIQTYDTGHNRNMLICPGTKYRYISPVNVSQNVWPYLYAGDGRVTGYNTTMQFGGGNQRSWYDANNAANIERYFPKRYLKQREPIFMIGEISGASPYLAYVGNPYTMYNHNDGRSTNVTFSNGSYKTYNMLLDTAVAQGKLKIW, encoded by the coding sequence ATGAATCGAATGCGGAGAATTGTCGGCTTCACCTTAGTTGAGTTGCTGGTTGTCATTGCCATCATTGCAGTATTGATTGCCCTGCTTCTTCCCTCACTGAGCAAGGCACGCGATGTAGCGATCACCGTATCGTGTGCCGCCCGGATGCGGCAGATCTATCAAATCAGTGACACTTACACGAGCGACCACCGCTACTTTCCCGCGTGTCACTTTTACGAGGGACCGACCGCCACAACACCCAACCCCGCCACGCCGTTATTTGAGTTGATGAGTTTTGGCCGTGCTTTGACGCCATACATTCCGCTGGGCTTCAATAACATCCAGACCTACGACACAGGTCATAACCGCAATATGCTCATTTGTCCGGGTACGAAGTATCGCTACATCTCCCCGGTTAATGTTTCGCAGAATGTCTGGCCTTATCTCTACGCTGGAGACGGACGAGTCACCGGTTACAACACCACGATGCAGTTCGGCGGAGGCAACCAGCGGAGCTGGTACGACGCCAATAACGCGGCAAATATCGAACGGTATTTCCCCAAACGCTACCTCAAACAGCGCGAGCCAATCTTTATGATCGGCGAAATTTCCGGGGCCTCTCCTTACCTGGCCTACGTGGGCAATCCCTACACCATGTACAATCACAACGACGGACGAAGCACCAACGTCACCTTCAGCAACGGCTCGTACAAAACCTACAATATGCTGCTGGATACCGCCGTCGCGCAGGGAAAATTGAAAATCTGGTAA
- a CDS encoding PEP-CTERM sorting domain-containing protein has product GGNPLLDDQEFTTSYNGNPFKLTIDYNGGVDNNDVILTTTFIPEPASLALLAAGGLMTLPRRRGK; this is encoded by the coding sequence ACGGCGGCAACCCGCTGCTGGACGACCAGGAGTTCACCACCAGCTACAACGGCAACCCCTTCAAGCTCACGATCGACTACAACGGCGGGGTTGACAACAACGACGTGATCCTCACCACCACCTTCATCCCCGAACCGGCCAGCCTGGCCCTCCTGGCTGCTGGCGGCCTCATGACTCTGCCTCGCCGACGAGGGAAATAA